The sequence TTGACAGTTTCATTGTGCTTGTAAGAGAAAAGGGTGGAGTGTGTGCGTACTTCATATCCACAGCCTCATGGACACAGTCTGACACTCTCCATCTTCAGGCTGAGAGCACTCGGTACCCTCATGGCACATGTCATgatttcttagaaatactcagtgTGCATTATTTTCAAATGAGAACCGTTATTTGCAATCAACCCTGCCTTGGGTCAGAGTGAGCTACCTTTTCTCCCTTTGAGGAGATTCCAAAGCTTGCCTGGGAGGAGGGAAAGCTGCTGTCTGCAGAGCCCCGTCAGCTGTTCAGAAGCCTCGGCCTCGGCCTGTCTTAGCTGTGTTCAGAGAAGCCTCCTGCTTGCACCTCCCCAGAGGTGCATCCTGAGCCACATGGAGCTCATGCCCCCTACAGCCCCCACCCCCTGTCTGATCCAAGGAGAAGCACCCCCTGAGAGGAACCTGGCAGAAGCCAGCGGTGTCCCTTCACCTGAAGTCACTTAAGAGCTAGTGAAGTTGGACAGAAGGTAACTATGGTTCTTAGCTTCTAGCTCAGcatacagttctttttttttttaatattttttagttgtcagtggatcttttatttatttatatggagtGCTGagactcacacatgccaggcaagtgctctacccctgagccacgacTCCAGCCCCCTTAACATACAATTCCATGTGAGCTGGTGAAGCACATTTAATTTAATTGAGCTTCAGTTTCCATGCTGTCCTTCAAACCCAAGATGGCCtggaaaaagtaaaataataataataataatttattaacCTGAGATGTGTACATAGAGTGCCACACCTTCTAAATGCAGTGGCTTCCATTACCCTGATATTTATTGACAACATATTCTATGTCAGGAAAATGCCTGTGTCCTTGGGAAGCAGAACAAAATGAAGATCCTGGTTTTTGTTACATGAAAGTAAAACTGAATAAAACCAAATGAGCCTAGAGGGCTGATCAAGGAATAGGAGAAAGCCTGTGGGCTGGTCAGGCTGGCGCAGAGATGTGTGTGCAAGAATGGCTCACCTTGCTCCTCTCAGCTGGTTTGTAGCAGCCGGTCAGAACCCACCGTTTCATAATGTTGAGTGAAGCAGGAAAGGGGGGtttggcaaagaccttgctggtaTGTCAGATTTAGGAAGTTCTGCCCTCAATGCAATCTCAATGGAAAAAATAATGAACAAAGCTTCCTCTGGTTCAGCTCCtagttttctcaggaaacactCTGTGTTTCAGGTCAAGCTCTGGAGGCCATGTAGCTATCTGCCATCACTGTGGCCTGGCCCCGGTACCTAGGGACTCCTGTGGGAGTCGGGACTGATGGCCGAGGTCAGGCCTCATAGTGGCGCCTCACTGCAGCCTGCCAGCCACAGGTTTGGGTCAGGACTGTGCTGTCACCCTCCAGGCCACAGAGGCCTGCTTTGTCCTCTCCCTGCTGAGTCAACGTCTGCATAACTGTCTCTAGTCAGCTTATCTGACCActgcttttctgaaatctcccttAGTGTTTATAGATTAGAGGATACAGGTGCTTTGTGTTTTTCACTGTTAAAACTTTACAttgcataaataaaaatatttacttacGTAAAACAATATGTGGAAGCCTGAGTTCAGATCACTTCATGTTCACATCTCTCACACACAGAAAGACCCCACAGAAGGTCTTTTTTCTCTCCAGATTGGTCCTCAGGCTCTAAGTAGACCAGTTCACCTGGCATCCGGCAAGAATTAATCATGGCTTTTATCAGCACCTTGCTCTTGGGGGACTTTTGTCCAGGCCATTATCAGGATGACCAAACTGGCAGCTGCATCCTGCATTACTTGCTCTCTCCTTTGACAATTGTCTGCCAGTTAATATCAAGGTCTGCACACAGTGAAAATCAGACTAGAAGTCACAAGTCCTGGTCTGAGTCCCTGAGTGCCTGTTGCTCAAATGAGGTGATAATTTGTCTGAACATCAGCTTTTTCATCTCCCATGGggctaattattttttaaatacctcATAGAACTTTGTAAGGATCAGGTAATACAATTGAATATAATTTGAAATATAGGGacatatttttatttgtctttttgccATCATCTGGAATGGTGTGTGCTCTGTTTCAAGTATGCAATTGATAATATTAAAATTGATTTTAGGTTTTTGTAATTGTCATTTCCAAGTTAATGCATCATCTTTAATAAAGAGGAAAATCTGGTGACCACAAATGTACTCATATGGAAATTAGGTGAACTAACCTTAGAAAAAAATCTCTTGCTCTCCCTCTTAGGTTGTGACTCATCTTTGGTTCTGAGGAGTGGACACCCACCATGTGCCACGCATGATGGGTTTTCCAGTTGTTTAGAGAAAATCCATGGGAAGTGTTCATGTAGATCAGCCCTCACAATGTGACACTGTGGAACCAGTCCCGAGTTTGCTGACCTATGTCTTCAACGGCATGGCAGAATTCACCTCCCTCCATGCCCAGCCAGCAATGCCCatgacctctgcagggattgtccAAGTGCTCCTCTCTTCCTTGTTGCTTTTCAagtattttgaatattttgaaatatcaatCAATTAAATGCCCTTGTTAATCATGCAAGAAAATTGATCTTGGAAATGCAAGAACAAACACCCTAGCACATATTCACACAGGCCTCGGGTGATGTCTGGGACTCCACggaaacaggaaggagagggagtccCAGTGGGGAAGACACTGGAAGTGCAGCATGCGGACCTTGTGGAAGGAAAGGGCAGCAGAGGTGCTGCAGGCTGGAGGAAGGAGAGTGTTCACCAGGCTGAACGGGAACACGGGGGAGGATTTTCCCAAACAAATCCAGGCTGCCTCATGCTCCAGGAAATGCTCCTCCAGCCAACCTTCCATCTCTTTCCTGCTTGTTACTTGTTTAACTTCAGGGTAAAGTAAAATTTCCGGGAACCTAGGAGACAGAGCAGGCCAGTGGTGGGCTCACTGCAGGGAAGCTGTCCACCTGGGTGGACGCTGCTAGGGGATGCTTCCCTCTGCCTCCGAGTTGGTGCCAGGGAGCAAAGGATGGAGTAGACTTTGGTTAGTCTTTGTCGGCTACACATCACCTGAAAATTGTCCAATTTTTCCTAAGTCTTGTGCTGCTAGAGGAAAGGAGCCCCAGTGAATCCCAAGGTGTCTTatttctcaagtttgaggcccctATGCACAGAAGGAAGTGAAATAATAGGTCATGGAAGGTTCCCTGTCCTCTGGTCAGTTGAAGTTGGATTCAAGTTGACCACCTATCAAAACACCACATCTAACCTCAACTAATTGGAAAAGAAAGGCGTTTCTACCAACATGTCACCAGAGAGGCGAAGAGAGAGAACACAGAGCCCGTTAGCCCAGAGGATGTAATGATAGCTAGGCAGAGGTCTTCATGTGCTCATTCTGCATTCATCTGTTACCACTTTATTAAATATTAATGGAAGTTGATTTAGACTTTAAAACTTGAAGGCAGTTTCAACTTTCAATCAACCAGTCAAGCAAACAATAATTAATTTCTGGCTAATCCCTAGACTATGGGAAGAGAGGCATGGTAAGAATCTATCATGTAAATTCATAGCCAAGAAAATAAAGAGATAAAATGTGATTGAAAACACAGAACCTCAAACACAATCCCATATTCACAAAACTTTTAAATAAGACTCTGAGACACCATCAGCATCACAGACTATTTTACCCTGTTGACTGTTTGGAACTAAATCATTCCGGACATGGCAAAAGTTCCTTGCAATTTGCATGTGAAAGTTGGTTAGCAATGGGACATGAAGGATCAGGACCCCATGTGACATGCATCCATGCAGGGCACTCTATAGGGGTGCTCACCTGGGGCCAGAGTGCCACCTGCCTGAGAACACTGGCTAGAAAACATTTGCTGCTCCACCTGTACAGGAGCTGGCTGGCTCTGATGCTCTGCCAGCTTTATTTCTGCTTCTGGTGACACTTGCACAGGCTGGTGAGCCAGCTGAGGACTGAAGACTGCCAGAAAGACACTGAACGTATTTCAGAACCAAGGACATCTGTCACTGGACATGAGAGCAGGATGCCCTCGGTCCCCTAGTGTTTCCTAGACACATTCCCTGGTCTTATTCTCTGGGAGAAAGCACATCTCCCCAGCAATTTTCTCAGGGCTGAGGCCACCTCTTTattcctcaggctgtagatgagGGGGTTGAGCATGGGGGTGAGGATGGTGTAGAAGGCGGACACCACCTTGTCCTTCTCTGGCGTATGGTAGGAATGGGGCAGCACATTCGTGTAGAAGGCGGCCCCATAAAATATGCTCACCACCATAAGGTGGGAGGAGCAGGTAGCGAAGGCTTTGCGCCTGCCCTCTGCGGAGTTCATGCGGTGGACGGTGATGAGGATGCGTGTGTAGGACACAGAGATGATGGAAACGGGGATGAGCAGCATCAGCACGCAGCAAGCGTACATCAGTGTCTCGTAGAGTGATGTGTCTACGCAGGACAGCTTCAGGACTGCTGGGATCTCACAGAAAAAGTGGTTGATCTTTCGGGACCCACAGTAGGGGAAACTCATGGTCACAGGGGTCAGCATGAATCCATCCAAGGAGCCGCCAGCCCAGGAGCCCAGAACCATGATCAAGCAAATCCTGCGGTTCATGAGGAGAGGGTACCGCAGGGGGTTGCACACGGCCACGTACCGGTCATAGGCCATGAGGCCCAGCAGGAAGAACTCCCCTCCGATCAGGgtcaagtagaagaagatctgaaGTGCGCACCCCAGGAAGGAGATGGTCTTTTCCTTGGCCAGAAGGTCTTGGAGCATCTTGGGGACAGTGACACAGATGTAGATGGTGTCCATGATGGAAAGCTGGCTCAGCAGGAAGTACATGGGTGTGTGGAGGCGGGAGTCCACATGGATGAGCAGAACCATGACCATGTTGGCCATGACGGCCACCAGGAAGATGGAGAACACCACAGCAAAGATGAGCCCAGGGAGTGCTGGCCGGGTGACGAGGCCCAGGAGGAGGAAGTCAGTGGAGTTCTGGGGCTTGGGTTCCATGTCCAGGTCACATGGCAGGCCTGGGCTGTGAGACAGAAAGTCGGGGGTCAACTGGTTGTCCAATGATCACTCAGCACAAATAGCATGGCTGAAGCAATGTGGGGTCAAGGAAGAAACAGGAACAAAGAACCATTTGAATTCCTGTGACTTTGCCCATGTTCATTGCCCTCTAAGTCAGCGCCAGTCTTTGGGAGAGGTCGTCAGGGTCTGGGCTGCATGGGATGGATGTAAGAAGGACATGCTGTGATCCTTTAGGACCTGCACCACCTTTGTTCTCCACCGTCTTCTAGATTCATTTTATAACCTTGTCACTCTGGGTTGGAAGCTCCTCTTAACCCCTACACTGCCTAGCAATCCACTTACCTCAGTTCACTGCATTTAAAGGACTCTCTGCTGTTAAGATGACCACAGTGTTAGGGCCAGGTACAGATGCCCCTCTGAGACCTGAGAAATTGGTATGAAAGGAACATGGAGCTGAGGTCTCTGGACACATTGGGCTTTTGAGCTGCTGTTATTCCTCCACAGTGGTGAGAACGTTTTGGGTATCAGAGGTTAGAAGGGCAATCTGGTCACTCCCTTGAGGTCAGGTCCACTGTCCTGCAGTCAGACCTGTGCTGCAAAGGGAGCTTAGACCTTAGCATGGGCTACTCCAGGCACTTGGCTCCCAGTTCTCACAGTACAGCCTGGGGCCAGAGCTGAGGGAGGACCCCTGTGGACTCTGCTCAGCACACTGGGCTTTGGGTCCTCGATGTGGTCTTTCTGGCTGACACCGGAGTCTCTGAAATTTTATGGCTGGGTACTGTCCACAGCACAGAGGGACAGACTAGCTGCTGTCCGGTGTTGTTCAGCCATGGCCTTGGCAGACTCCCTGAAGGGGTCAAAAGCCCCCCCCCCAACACCAAGGAGGGGTTGTTCCAGGAGCCCTGGGCCAGTGGGTCTTCTATCCTTACATTTATTTCTCTACAGTGTTCTGAATCCTCTatgtctgtaaataaaaataactacAGATGGGAAAGAAATATCTAAATTCAGAGTAAAAAACAGCAGTATTGAAACTCCTTCACATTGATTAAATTAAAGGAATCCTGTGCTTTTTATTCTAATATAGCTGTAATGCCTATCTCTTTGATATAGTCAAAGGTATTGAGAGGCAAATTGTCCACTTTATTATTAGTGTATAATGGCCTTTCTTCATTTCTGTGACACCCTATGTTGGCCAGCAGTACTAGACAGTATACCTGCATCTTTGGCTCCAAAACATCACATATGTGGTCTCTGAAGCATCAAGCAGAAATGACTGCCCTGGGCTGGAGCAGAGTAGGAGAAGTGTGGAGGAGCATATCTCAGCTCAGCGTTCCCCTGAGATGGGGATTTATTAGAAGAAACAATCCCTATGCATGAGGACAATCCAGAGAGAAAGTGAGAGCACCTTAGTGTGGGCAGAGGCGAAGCTGCGTGAGACAGCTCATCAACCGGGGGTGGGGAGAAAGCAGACCCCGAGAAGAGAGGCCATTCCTGGCAGCTGGGCGAAGCCAGCTCCCTTGTCCTTCCTTAGTATGTGCAAGACTCCCCGTGATAGCCACAGCTCAAATCGCAAGCCAAGAAAGTCACGGGTAGTACTGTGACTAAGGCCCGACCCGTGGGCTTCTGAACCACCACTGGCAATCAGCAGGTTCGCACAGGAAGGCGTCACCCTGGCCCACCACCTGTCTGTCAGTCAGGTGACCATGGCTGCTGTGTGCCAAAGGCTGCTTCCTCTAAAGCAGCTGACAAATAGCCTTCTAAATTACATTTTGAAAAACTAATGAATGACAATGTGAAAAATGAACATTacctaaaaattaaatgaattacCCTGGAAAATAGCAAATTGCTTTTGAGTTAAAGCACAGGCCCGAGAGTTGTGCTTCAGTTAAGTCAGCTTACACCTCAAATGGTGTTTGAAAACAGGAGGCGAATCATGTGTGTGCTGTAGGtgctgtgtggtgtgtgtgagtgtgtgggtgtgtaagCAGTGTCACCCCACAAGCCATGGTCAGCACTGGAAAATGACTTTCTGAGAGCAGGTAAATTAGGGCTTGTGCTAGGAACATACTATTCAGGAGCTCTTCGGCTGCGGGTTCCCTGTACCCACTTCTCACACTAGAGTGACACTCCTGTTCAACACATGTGCTGGCTGCTCCGCATACCCCAGGCCCTGGATCCTGCCCCTCAGGCCCCCTTTCCCCTACTCTTTTCTCCCTGGTCAAGGCCTCAGGCTTTCCCAATCTCCCTGTCCAATCTGAGTCtttctaaaaatatgaaataaaataaggagAAACCTCTAATCTGCATGATCTCAGGCCTTTCTGCTGTTCAAGACAGACAACACCCTCTCTCAGAGCTGTTCAGAATGTCACATAGAATACTCTGATCCCACGACTGGTGGTGACACCACTGGGTCCCCACATAACCACCTGTGGACAGTGCAGGTGGAGAGGCTCTGGGGTCTGCACCTGTGGCTGAAGAGGGATGGGGTGGCTGGTGTGGTGAGAGTGTTGACAGCCCCTGGGGGTTGGCCTCTGGGAGGACAGGTGAGGGGAAGGAGGCAGCCTCTGCAGGGTGCCAGGCAGGAGACGCTGTGTGTCTGGGACAACAGGCCCGGGCTGGAGAGGCCAGAAGCCCAGGCAGTCGGTGCTCCTCACAGCAGCCTGTGGAGGAGACGCCCAGGTGAGGGCCAAGGACATGCCACCAGGGGGTGGTGCCTGGACCTGTCCCTTCTAAGACCTTCCCAGGAGTCCAGGAACACTAGAGCTGCAGGGCCATTGTCCTGCGTGTCATGAGGTTGCTGTCCAGGAGGCTGTCCTCCCGCAGAACAGGGCTCCTGCAGTGTCCCCAGAGGGAAGAGGTGCTCCCACTCCCAGGGACCCAACCCTCAGGTGCCCCACACTTGTGCTCAGTCACCGTGCCCAGCAGGGTGTGGGCCACAGACTCCAGGAGCCACTGTTGCTGCCCAGGGTGCAGCCCGGAGGACAGACACAGCCTGGGGCAGAAGTCCTCAGAGAGCAGGCTCCTGCAAGCCTACCAGGGGGCTCTCTGCAGAAGGGAATGTGTTATGTCCATGAATCATGACACAGCCACAGAAATCAGGAGCAGCTTGTGCGGCTGTGCTGGGGGCTGGGGCTCCCCCGAGGAAGGGCGGCATCGGGTCCCCCAGGTTTCCTGCAGTAAAGATGGTGTCACACTTCTAATCAGTGGCACCCTCTGGCTCTGAGGATCAAGGTTTGCTTTTGAAGGAGGAAAGCGGGACTAGGATGGCCTGTTGGGGTGCGACTGCTCTGAACAGAGTTCCCCAAAATGACAAAGACGTGAGTGTGGGGGAGGTGGAGGGTGGGGAGCAGGAAGGACAGGGGAGCTGGCACGGGCCCACACTTGGCTGCCTCTCAAGTGTGGGGCACAGCCAGGAGGAACCTGCTGCCCACCTGCTGTCCCAGGGTCCACAATACTGCACCTGAAACCCCCTGTGGGCTGGAGGCCAGATGCTCTCCAAGCGCACGGCATTTGAGAGCTTGTGAGGGAGTGAGTCTCTGTGAAGCATTTCCCACAAACCAAGGGAAGATCAGAGTGAGCCCAGTTAGGAAAACTGAGACCCCAGAGGTGGAAATTGGTCTGAATTAAAATTGAGACTGAGAAAAAGGAGGGAGATCTGGGTGCCTCAGGGTGCTATGTCCCAGGAGGGCAGGCCGCAGGCTGCTGGTGGGGGGAGGGAGCCAGGCCACACACAGCAGCAGAGCAGGTGCGGAGCCCAGGCACAGAGGGACTGGACAGCAAAACCAGAGGCTGCCACTCAAAACACCTAGAAGCAGGGTGTGAAGGCAAGCAGCCCCAGCAGCAGCACCTGGTAAGGTGGCTGTGGGAGAACGGCTCCCTGCAGCACCATCCTGTGTCACTGCTAACAGATGGATGTTACAGCCTCCCTGGGCTGCGGCCTCTGGACCCCTCCACCTACACCCACTGTGGCTGGGCTCCTTTGCCTGTGCTCACATCCAGGAACCATGTGCACACTGCCTCAGAGCACACCTGGTCAGAGATCAAAGCAGTGTGTCCTTAGTCTCCACTGATGTGGACTGGCCCCTTCACCACGGCCTCCCTATGTCTCATGATCACATATTTCCCAGAAGCCCCACACCTTCTTCATTTACCAGAGATTACTGCCTTTCTCACTCTCTATCCCCAGAGGCAACTTAGAAGTTTGCAAAGTAGAAACTTAagcatgaagaagaatgaagaaCCTTTCCTTATGTTAAAACCCAGCGCTATAATGGAATGTGTGTAGTGTTTACTGAACACTAATGTGCCAGGAATTAGTTCATTAGGGGTATTATGAGTTTTAGTGCCAAATACCAATTTATCTCAAATGAACTTTATCAAGAAATCTGGGAAAAAACGTCATCCGAGTTCCTGGAGCATTGGTGAAGAGTCCGAGGTCCAAGCTGCCAGCTGCCATGGCAGAAGGGTAATGCACAAGTCAAGCCTCAGAGCCGTGGTGGGAAGGGGAATAGCCCCCCATTGATTCCACAGAGAAGGACCTGGAAGGTGGTCCACCTGGCTCCCACTAATGCCACACAGGTTGAGAGGGAGAAATCACCCATGACACCAGCAGGGGGGTGGACACATGCTCACAACTGCACCCACAATCTAAGCTTCCAACGCAGACACATCACCCCATCTGTCTCTCTCTGAGCCCAGTGGGCTTTCATACACCATGATATGTGGCTTCCAGTGGGTTTCTTTGAGGTATATCATTTGTTTATGAATaaaaaaggttttctttaagGCATATGTCttagggagaaagaaaaagaggagggAGTCAATAAAACATGACAACATTTGACATAGTAAATTTCCTCCCAAACTTGCAGGGAAGCTTTGCCTACTCCCTACTATGTCCAAGAGGGCATCATTTGACTTAAAAATATGCAACAATATGCACTACTAAGAACATGCCCCTTGCCACCTGGCGAGTCATGTCAGAAACGGCTTGTACTTAAAGTACACTCTTCCAAACAGCAGCTCCTACAGAAACTTTCATATCCAGAAAATCCTTTCACAACCTTGCATTACCAGGCTCCCTATTCCTGGTTTCTAGCTACAGCATCTCATTTTTGATGGTCTGCTAGCCAGAGTCAATGTACGTACTCATCATTCTCCATCTGGAGAAGAACACCCCTCAGCCATCATCCTTCCTCTTAGGACATGAGTCCTAGGAGGAAGAATCATAGTTACAGAATGATGCCCAGAGGAAACTTCCAGAATCTTAGAAATGTTTTCCATGAAAATCTTAGTTCCTACCTCAGAACAGGTGAGTCCCAGGCTTACAAAGGTAACAGTGAACGGCCGACTTCTTAAATGCCTGGGACTGTGGGTGAAGCTCCTTGTAACCACGGATTTCCACACCCCAGGAGGAATCTTGGTGTTGTTAATTAATCCAGGTTCACTTGGTGAAACTTGGGCCTCGGAGGAAGCCCCTTCCCACTTACCAGCAGGTGTGTTCTGTCCCAGGTGAGAGGCTAAGGTGGTTTCTCCAGGTTTCATCATAGGACTGCTGGTCTCATCCCAGGCTCTCTCAGGGGAAACGAGAACAAATGAGAACTAACAGTGATCTGGTCCAGCTTCACTGAGGTGTCCCTGCAGGAGAGCTTCAGAAGGGCGGGGACCTTGCAGAAAAAGTGGTTGATTGCCCGAGAGGCGCAGAAGGGGAACTGCATGGTGACTGGGGTGAGCAGGAAACCGTCTGCAGACCCTCCCAGCCAGGCGGCCACCACGATCAGCAGGCAGACCCTGCGGCGCATCAGCACAGGGTAGGTAGCACAGAGGGTGGCAGATGGCCACGTAGTGGTCATAGGATATGAGTCCCAGGAGAAAGAACTCTGCCCCTGCCAAGGTCAGGTAGAGGAAGTGCTGGGCAGTGCACCCTGCAAAGGTGATGGCC is a genomic window of Callospermophilus lateralis isolate mCalLat2 chromosome 5, mCalLat2.hap1, whole genome shotgun sequence containing:
- the LOC143398932 gene encoding olfactory receptor 2T2 — translated: MEPKPQNSTDFLLLGLVTRPALPGLIFAVVFSIFLVAVMANMVMVLLIHVDSRLHTPMYFLLSQLSIMDTIYICVTVPKMLQDLLAKEKTISFLGCALQIFFYLTLIGGEFFLLGLMAYDRYVAVCNPLRYPLLMNRRICLIMVLGSWAGGSLDGFMLTPVTMSFPYCGSRKINHFFCEIPAVLKLSCVDTSLYETLMYACCVLMLLIPVSIISVSYTRILITVHRMNSAEGRRKAFATCSSHLMVVSIFYGAAFYTNVLPHSYHTPEKDKVVSAFYTILTPMLNPLIYSLRNKEVASALRKLLGRCAFSQRIRPGNVSRKH